The Thiogranum longum genome includes a region encoding these proteins:
- the dapF gene encoding diaminopimelate epimerase → MELQFTKMHGLGNDFVVIDAINQSVNLDTHQLRFLADRRHGVGCDQILLVETSDRPDSAFRYRIFNADGGEVEQCGNGARCFARFVREKGLTDADRIPVHTRAGLLELIVRDDGQVTVNMGVPVLEPAGIPFEALVRAPQYALSVEGETLEIGALSLGNPHAVMEVPHIDTAHVAQLGPLIESHPRFPNRVNAGFMEIVDRGHIRLRVYERGAGETLACGSGACAAVVAGRLWNELDEQVEVELRGGNLVVSWAGENQPVLMTGPATFVFEGTITL, encoded by the coding sequence ATGGAATTGCAATTCACCAAAATGCATGGTCTCGGCAATGACTTTGTCGTCATCGACGCTATCAACCAGTCGGTCAATCTCGACACTCACCAGTTACGGTTTCTCGCCGATCGCCGTCACGGTGTGGGCTGTGACCAGATTTTACTGGTCGAAACCTCCGACCGGCCTGACAGCGCATTCCGCTACCGCATCTTCAACGCTGATGGCGGTGAGGTGGAGCAATGCGGCAATGGAGCACGCTGCTTTGCGCGCTTTGTGCGCGAAAAGGGCCTGACTGATGCCGACCGTATCCCGGTTCATACACGTGCCGGGCTACTCGAGCTGATTGTCCGGGACGATGGCCAGGTGACCGTGAACATGGGTGTTCCGGTGCTGGAGCCAGCCGGCATCCCCTTTGAGGCGCTGGTAAGAGCACCTCAATATGCCTTGTCAGTGGAAGGTGAAACGCTTGAAATCGGCGCTCTGTCCCTGGGTAATCCTCATGCCGTTATGGAGGTGCCACACATTGACACAGCACATGTGGCACAACTTGGCCCGCTGATAGAATCGCACCCGCGCTTCCCCAACCGGGTCAATGCAGGATTTATGGAGATTGTCGATCGCGGCCATATCCGCCTGCGTGTTTACGAGCGTGGTGCAGGTGAAACACTGGCTTGCGGATCGGGGGCCTGTGCTGCGGTTGTGGCGGGTCGCCTCTGGAACGAGCTGGATGAACAGGTAGAAGTCGAGCTGCGTGGCGGAAATCTTGTGGTAAGCTGGGCAGGTGAAAACCAGCCGGTGCTGATGACGGGGCCGGCCACCTTTGTCTTCGAAGGAACTATAACATTATGA
- a CDS encoding DUF484 family protein: MTSQANANPVAAQEPDVEQVARYLASHPEFFENHADLVAELRLSHQSGNTVSLIERQVQVLREQNEGLKTRLLELVDVARDNDRLSDRVHRMTLDLLATDGSAALTDTLEDRLRNEFDADSISLFLTNIDENQQRESGILKLDANDELKALFEPAFSENKPQCGRLSAEQTAFLFREQAQAIESAAVVPLGDHAQAGLLAIGSREAKRFNNSMGTLFLCHLGELLLALLRQKGLG, from the coding sequence ATGACATCCCAGGCCAACGCCAACCCTGTCGCCGCACAGGAACCCGATGTAGAACAGGTCGCACGCTACCTGGCCAGTCACCCCGAATTCTTCGAAAACCATGCTGACCTCGTTGCCGAGCTGCGACTGTCTCACCAAAGTGGTAACACCGTCTCCCTGATCGAACGGCAGGTACAGGTACTTCGCGAACAGAACGAAGGCCTGAAAACCCGTTTGCTGGAGCTTGTGGATGTCGCCCGCGATAATGACCGTCTTAGCGATCGTGTACACCGCATGACACTGGATCTACTTGCGACAGATGGCTCTGCGGCGCTGACCGATACCCTTGAGGACAGACTGCGCAACGAGTTCGATGCCGATTCCATAAGCCTGTTTCTCACCAATATCGATGAGAACCAGCAACGTGAAAGCGGTATTTTGAAGCTGGACGCCAACGATGAACTGAAAGCCCTCTTTGAACCGGCCTTCAGCGAGAACAAGCCTCAATGCGGCCGGTTATCTGCAGAACAGACAGCGTTTTTGTTTCGTGAGCAGGCTCAGGCCATTGAATCGGCCGCAGTGGTCCCGCTCGGAGACCACGCACAAGCCGGTCTGCTCGCTATCGGCAGCCGTGAGGCCAAACGCTTCAATAACAGTATGGGCACTCTGTTTCTCTGTCATCTCGGCGAATTATTACTGGCCCTGCTCAGGCAGAAAGGTCTTGGCTGA
- the xerC gene encoding tyrosine recombinase XerC produces MHKDALDWQQRYLVHLSEQRQLSTHTLSNYRRDLDSAVGWCDRQNLHHWRELNNQDVRNWSAECHRKGLGGRSIQRRLSALRGFCRFLVENKVLEHNPARDIRAPKSPRKLPHSLDVDRLQRLLECKPENWLEQRDLALMELTYSGGLRLAELVGLDISDVDLREGEARVLGKGRKTRIVPVGGKARNALAAWLPLRNLHVAEDETALFISRNGTRVSPRSVQQRLKRWALKQGLEGRLHPHALRHSCATHILESSGDLRAVQELLGHANIGTTQIYTHLDFQRLAQVYDAAHPRARKKQRS; encoded by the coding sequence GTGCACAAAGACGCACTAGACTGGCAACAGCGCTACCTGGTGCACCTGAGTGAGCAGCGGCAGCTCTCCACGCACACCCTGAGCAACTACCGGCGCGACCTCGATTCCGCTGTCGGCTGGTGTGACAGACAGAACCTTCACCACTGGCGCGAGCTGAACAACCAGGACGTGCGCAACTGGAGCGCAGAATGTCACCGCAAAGGACTGGGGGGGCGCAGTATCCAGCGCCGGTTGTCCGCGCTGAGAGGCTTTTGCCGGTTCCTGGTTGAAAACAAAGTACTGGAACACAACCCGGCACGGGATATTCGTGCACCAAAATCACCGCGCAAACTCCCTCACAGCCTGGACGTCGACCGCCTGCAACGGCTGCTGGAATGCAAACCGGAAAACTGGCTGGAACAGCGCGACCTGGCCCTCATGGAGCTTACCTACTCGGGAGGATTGAGGCTGGCTGAACTGGTTGGCCTCGATATCAGTGATGTCGATTTACGGGAAGGCGAGGCCCGGGTGCTGGGCAAGGGGCGCAAGACGCGGATCGTACCGGTCGGCGGCAAGGCACGAAATGCCCTCGCCGCCTGGCTACCACTGCGTAACCTGCATGTAGCGGAAGACGAAACCGCATTGTTCATCAGCCGTAACGGAACACGCGTCAGCCCCCGCAGCGTGCAGCAACGGCTAAAGCGCTGGGCGCTGAAACAGGGGCTGGAAGGCCGCCTGCATCCACATGCCCTGCGCCACTCCTGCGCCACCCATATCCTCGAATCCAGCGGCGACCTGCGCGCTGTGCAGGAGTTACTCGGTCACGCCAATATTGGCACTACTCAGATCTATACTCACCTGGATTTCCAGCGTCTCGCACAGGTTTACGACGCTGCGCACCCCCGTGCCCGTAAAAAACAGCGCTCGTAA